In one Bos mutus isolate GX-2022 chromosome 19, NWIPB_WYAK_1.1, whole genome shotgun sequence genomic region, the following are encoded:
- the FTSJ3 gene encoding pre-rRNA 2'-O-ribose RNA methyltransferase FTSJ3: MGKKSKVGKSRRDKFYHLAKETGYRSRSAFKLIQLNRRFQFLQKARALLDLCAAPGGWLQVAAKFMPVSSLIVGVDLVPIKPLPNVVTLQEDITTERCRQALRKELKTWKVDVVLNDGAPNVGASWAHDAYSQAHLTLMALRLACDFLGRGGCFITKVFRSRDYQPLLWIFQQLFRRVQATKPQASRHESAEIFVVCQGFLAPDKVDSKFFDPKFAFKEVEVQAKTVTELVTKKKPKAEGYAEGDLTLYHRTSITDFLRAANPVDFLSKASEISLDDEELAQHPATTEDIRVCCQDIKVLGRKELRSLLNWRTKLRRYVAKKLKEQAKALDISLSSGEEEEGEEEEATARTGPQPSQEEEEEEQLNRTLAEMKAQEVAELKRKKKKLLREQRKQRERVELKMDLPGVSIADEGETGMFSLRTIRGHQLLEEVTQGDMSAADAFLSDLPRDDIYVSDGEDDDDASLGSDLDPEELAGVKEPQSLKDRKCVRFAEAEDDKEEEENPLLVPLEEKAVLQEEQASLWFSKDGFSGIEDDADEALEISQAQLLFESRRKGQQPPPLPSNEETKSKPPPCQGEAPKEVGAPKGSEVAPGPGEEERDGSSDSDSSSEDEESWKSQRGKKRGRGPKSEDDDGFEVVPIEDPVRHRILDPEGLALGALIASSKKAKRDLIDDSFSRYTFNEDEGELPDWFVQEEKQHRIRQLPVDKKEVEHYRKRWREINARPIKKVAEAKARKKRRMLKKLEQTKKKAEAVVNTVDISEREKVAQLRSLYRKAGLGKEKRQVTYVVAKKGVGRKVRRPAGVRGHFKVVDSRMKKDQRAQQRKEQKKKHKRK, translated from the exons ATGGGCAAAAAGAGCAAAGTCGGAAAGAGCCGGCGGGACAAGTTCTATCACTTGGCGAAGGAGACCG GTTACCGGTCCCGCTCTGCTTTCAAGCTGATCCAGCTGAATCGCCGCTTTCAATTTCTGCAAAAAGCCCGAGCATTGCTGGACCTGTGCGCTGCACCGGGTGGATG GCTGCAAGTGGCTGCCAAGTTTATGCCTGTATCCAGCCTTATTGTGG gagtgGATCTGGTCCCAATCAAGCCTCTTCCCAATGTGGTGACCCTCCAGGAGGACATCACAACAGAACGCTGTAGGCAG GCCCTGAGGAAGGAGCTGAAAACCTGGAAGGTTGATGTTGTGCTCAATGATGGGGCCCCCAACGTCGGGGCTAGCTGGGCCCATGATGCTTACTCACAAG CCCATTTGACGCTGATGGCTCTGCGTTTGGCTTGTGACTTTCTGGGCCGTGGTGGCTGCTTCATCACAAAGGTTTTCCGTTCCCGGGACTATCAGCCCTTACTGTGGATCTTCCAGCAGCTCTTCCGCCGTGTCCAGGCCACCAAGCCCCAAGCCTCTCGTCATGAATCTGCGGAGATCTTTGTAGTCTGCCAAG GTTTCCTGGCTCCTGACAAGGTTGACAGTAAATTCTTTGACCCCAAGTTTGCATTCAAGGAAGTTGAAGTTCAGGCCAAGACTGTTACAGAATTGGTGACTAAGAAGAAGCCAAAG GCTGAAGGCTACGCTGAGGGTGACCTTACTCTCTATCATCGAACCTCCATCACTGATTTCCTCCGAGCTGCCAACCCTGTTGACTTCCTCTCCAAAGCCAGTGAA ATCTCACTAGACGACGAAGAGCTGGCACAGCATCCAGCCACCACCGAGGACATTCGGGTGTGCTGTCAGGACATCAAAGTGCTGGGGCGCAAGGAGCTCAG GTCCCTACTGAACTGGAGAACGAAGCTTCGGCGATACGTGGCCAAGAAGCTGAAGGAGCAAGCAAAGGCACTGGACATCAG CCTCAGctctggggaggaagaggaaggagaggaggaggaggccacaGCCAGGACTGGGCCACAGCCatctcaggaggaggaggaggaggaacagcTGAACCGGACTCTGGCGGAGATGAAGGCCCAGGAGGTGGCAGAATTAAAGAG gaagaagaagaagctgcTGCGTGAGCAGAGGAAGCAGCGGGAGCGCGTGGAGCTGAAGATGGATCTTCCCGGGGTTTCTATCGCAGACGAGGGGGAGACTGGCATGTTCTCCCTGCGTACCATCCGGGGTCACCAG TTGTTAGAGGAGGTAACACAGGGGGACATGAGTGCTGCAGACGCGTTTTTGTCCGACCTGCCACGAGATGACATCTATGTATCAGATGGTGAGGATGACGACGACGCATCTCTGGGTAGTGACCTGGAtccagaggagctggcaggagtCAAAGAACCTCAGAGTCTAAAGGACCGAAAGTG TGTACGATTTGCTGAAGCGGAAGATgataaagaggaggaagagaatccACTGTTGGTACCATTGGAGGAAAAGGCGGTGCTGCAGGAAGAACAGGCCAGCCTGTGGTTCTCCAAG GACGGCTTCAGTGGGATTGAGGACGACGCCGACGAGGCCCTGGAGATCAGTCAGGCCCAGCTGTTGTTTGAGAGCCGTCGCAAGGGGCAGCAGCCACCGCCACTGCCTTCCAATGAGGAGACCAAAAGCAAGCCTCCCCCATGCCAGGGTGAGGCCCCTAAGGAGGTGGGGGCTCCTAAGGGGTCAGAGGTCGCCCCTGGGCCTGGAGAGGAGGAGCGCGATGGCAGCTCCGACAGTGACAGCAGCAGCGAGGACGAGGAGAG CTGGAAATCACAGCGCGGGAAGAAGCGCGGCCGTGGGCCTAAGTCAGAGGACGACGATGGGTTTGAGGTGGTGCCTATCGAGGACCCGGTGAGA CATCGGATCCTGGACCCTGAAGGCCTTGCTCTAGGTGCACTTATTGCTTCTTCCAAAAAAGCCAAGAGGGACCTCATAGACGACTCCTTCAGCCG GTACACGTTCAATGAGGACGAGGGGGAGCTTCCAGACTGGTTTGTGCAGGAGGAAAAGCAGCACAGGATACGACAGTTGCCTGTCGATAAGAAGGAAGTGGAACACTACCGGAAACGCTGGCGGGAAATCAATGCACGGCCCATCAAGAAAGTGGCCGAGGCCAAGGCCAGAAAGAAACGGAGG ATGCTCAAGAAGCTGGAGCAGACTAAGAAGAAGGCAGAAGCTGTGGTTAACACGGTGGACATCTCAGAACGGGAGAAAGTGGCACAGCTTCGAAG TCTCTACAGGAAGGCCGGGCTTGGAAAAGAGAAACGCCAGGTCACCTATGTGGTAGCCAAAAAAGGTGTGGGCCGCAAAGTGCGCCGGCCAGCTGGGGTCAGAGGTCACTTCAAGGTGGTGGATTCGAGGATGAAGAAGGACCAAAGAGcacagcagaggaaggagcagaAGAAAAAGCACAAGCGGAAGTGA